In one Gemmatimonadota bacterium genomic region, the following are encoded:
- a CDS encoding winged helix-turn-helix domain-containing protein gives MAFVAGAIADPTRGRMLMSLMRGHALTATELALDGGVTASTASSHLGRLMDAGLVSVTRQGRHRYFRIARPEVAEMLEGMANLATSGGSTITTGPRDPALRHARVCYDHLAGETAVRLLVRMREQELLIGDDESLVLSPRGETWAAALGIDLPALRTRRRMLCRPCLDWSERRTHLAGSLGAAILERMVALRYVRRTSGRAITLSENGARLIDRPDTFIRDKLLCRAV, from the coding sequence ATGGCCTTCGTGGCCGGTGCAATTGCCGACCCTACCCGGGGCCGCATGCTTATGTCCCTCATGCGCGGCCACGCTCTCACAGCCACGGAACTGGCCCTGGATGGCGGCGTGACAGCATCGACAGCGAGCAGCCACCTTGGGCGCCTGATGGACGCCGGGCTCGTCTCAGTGACACGCCAGGGCCGCCACCGCTACTTCCGAATTGCGCGTCCCGAAGTCGCCGAAATGCTCGAAGGGATGGCCAATCTGGCTACTTCCGGTGGCTCCACGATCACGACCGGCCCACGGGATCCCGCCCTCCGCCACGCCCGCGTCTGTTACGACCATCTTGCCGGCGAGACCGCCGTCCGGCTTCTCGTGCGCATGAGGGAGCAGGAGCTGCTGATCGGCGACGATGAGTCGTTAGTGCTCAGCCCGCGCGGGGAGACATGGGCGGCCGCACTTGGAATCGATCTCCCCGCTCTGCGCACCAGACGACGGATGCTGTGTCGTCCTTGCCTCGACTGGAGCGAGCGACGCACCCACCTCGCGGGCTCACTGGGCGCCGCGATCCTCGAGCGCATGGTGGCGCTACGTTACGTGCGCCGAACGTCCGGTCGTGCAATTACGCTTTCCGAGAATGGTGCGCGGCTCATCGACCGCCCCGATACGTTCATTCGCGACAAACTCCTGTGTCGCGCGGTGTGA
- the glmS gene encoding glutamine--fructose-6-phosphate transaminase (isomerizing), which produces MCGIVGYIGDKGAGPLLLEGLKRLEYRGYDSAGVAVMNGNGVETRKAAGKISRLETVMNAMPIAGSVGIAHTRWATHGAPNECNAHPHVSMDGTVAVVHNGIIENFSLLRSKLQALGYKFVSETDTEVLAHLIQEAYEDSLEQAVMDALSQIEGTYGIAVVSSRDPNKLVAARQGSPLLIGLGEGEYYVASDVSAILAHTRQVVYLDDGDIAVLDRNGYRVFDNDAREMRRSVSKVDWDLGQIERGGYPHFMLKEIFEQPQTIENTMRGRLLADTGTAKLGGLNLSDEDLLRFDNIVLTACGTSWHSALIGGMMLEDLARIPTKVEYASEFRYRNPVVTDRTLCIVISQSGETADTLAAMREAKHRGARTLGIVNVVGSTIARESDGGSYIHAGPEIGVASTKAFSSQVTALLLFTLKLARLRALSPVRGREIVEALQALPGQVQNVLDRAEEIEALAEEFKRASNFLYLGRGYNFPTALEGALKLKEISYIHAEGYPAAEMKHGPIALIDEMMPVVFIAPHDSVFEKVVSNVQEVKARKGKVIAITSRPEPSLAGLIDYEFRIPETLDLVTPILASVPLQLLAYYIAVKRGSNVDQPRNLAKSVTVE; this is translated from the coding sequence ATGTGCGGAATTGTCGGTTATATCGGTGACAAGGGCGCGGGCCCGCTGCTTCTCGAGGGCCTCAAGCGGCTCGAGTACCGTGGCTACGACTCGGCCGGAGTCGCCGTAATGAACGGCAACGGGGTCGAGACGCGGAAGGCTGCGGGCAAGATCTCGCGGCTGGAGACCGTCATGAACGCCATGCCGATAGCCGGCAGCGTTGGAATCGCTCACACGCGCTGGGCAACGCACGGCGCGCCGAACGAATGCAATGCGCATCCGCACGTCTCGATGGATGGCACCGTCGCGGTAGTGCATAACGGCATCATCGAAAACTTCTCGCTTCTCCGCAGCAAGCTTCAGGCACTCGGCTACAAGTTCGTGTCGGAGACGGACACGGAAGTACTCGCGCACCTGATACAGGAAGCGTACGAGGACTCGCTCGAGCAGGCCGTGATGGACGCGCTCTCGCAGATCGAGGGCACGTACGGGATCGCTGTCGTGTCGAGTCGAGATCCCAACAAGCTCGTTGCCGCGCGCCAGGGAAGTCCGCTCCTCATCGGGCTTGGCGAGGGCGAATATTACGTAGCGAGCGACGTATCGGCGATTCTCGCGCACACGCGCCAGGTGGTGTATCTGGATGACGGCGACATAGCCGTGCTGGACCGCAACGGATATCGCGTGTTCGACAACGATGCGCGCGAGATGCGTCGCAGCGTGAGCAAGGTCGATTGGGATCTGGGGCAGATCGAGCGTGGCGGCTATCCGCACTTCATGCTCAAGGAGATCTTCGAGCAGCCGCAGACGATCGAGAATACCATGCGCGGCCGTCTGCTGGCAGACACCGGCACCGCGAAGCTCGGCGGACTCAACCTCAGCGACGAGGATCTGCTTCGCTTCGACAACATCGTGCTCACTGCATGTGGCACGAGCTGGCACTCTGCGCTGATCGGTGGAATGATGCTCGAGGATCTCGCGCGCATTCCAACCAAGGTGGAATACGCGTCCGAGTTTCGCTATCGCAACCCAGTAGTTACGGACCGCACGCTGTGCATAGTGATATCGCAGTCCGGCGAAACGGCAGATACGCTCGCGGCGATGCGTGAGGCCAAGCATCGCGGTGCTCGCACGTTGGGAATCGTGAACGTCGTCGGCTCCACGATCGCGCGCGAGTCGGACGGCGGATCGTACATCCACGCGGGACCGGAGATCGGTGTCGCGTCCACCAAGGCATTCTCCAGCCAGGTTACTGCGCTGCTGCTTTTCACACTCAAGCTTGCGAGACTACGCGCGCTGTCCCCTGTGCGCGGGCGCGAGATCGTCGAGGCCTTGCAGGCGCTGCCGGGACAGGTTCAGAACGTGCTCGATCGCGCCGAGGAAATCGAAGCGCTGGCGGAAGAGTTCAAGCGCGCGTCCAACTTTCTGTATCTCGGTCGCGGCTACAACTTCCCGACCGCGCTTGAAGGTGCACTCAAGCTCAAGGAGATCAGCTACATCCACGCGGAAGGTTATCCTGCTGCCGAGATGAAGCACGGCCCCATCGCGTTGATAGACGAGATGATGCCGGTCGTATTCATCGCACCGCACGATTCGGTGTTCGAAAAGGTCGTGTCGAACGTGCAGGAAGTGAAAGCACGCAAGGGCAAGGTCATCGCGATCACGAGCCGGCCCGAGCCGTCGCTGGCGGGGCTCATCGATTACGAGTTCAGGATTCCTGAAACGCTCGATCTCGTTACGCCGATTCTTGCGTCGGTGCCACTGCAGCTTCTCGCGTACTACATCGCCGTGAAGCGCGGCTCGAACGTGGACCAGCCGCGCAACCTCGCCAAGTCGGTCACGGTCGAGTAG
- the glmM gene encoding phosphoglucosamine mutase, whose product MTSYPGLMVSVSGVRGRVGEALTPEIISRFAAGFGSWALSRDPSKKTIVLGRDSRVSGPMFHHAVIAALESVGARIIDIGIVPTPTIQLAVEHHHAAGGLGITASHNPIEWNALKFIGSSGLFLDGDEAREMRAVVESSFPRATWDRLGSIERDDAAIERHISAILALPFIDVEGIRGRNFHVALDCVRGAGGRFMPNLLDRLGCQVSSINMEVDGRFPRPPEPVAENLGELEALVRSSGAVVGFAVDPDVDRLALVSNDGKAIGEDYTLALAASVVLGHREGPVVTNLSTSRIVDDVAERAGRTVVRAPVGEVNVATRMRSEKAAIGGEGNGGVILTEMHLGRDAPVGVALILQLLHQENRPLSAIVSEYPRYSIVKDKLELPSAPLDSVYRSLRAAFPDANIDTQDGMRLSWRDRWVHVRPSGTEPIVRVIAEAPTHAEAQALIRAGREAVEKLSNS is encoded by the coding sequence ATGACATCCTATCCAGGCTTGATGGTAAGCGTGTCCGGTGTGCGCGGGCGCGTCGGCGAGGCGTTGACGCCGGAGATCATATCCAGATTCGCCGCCGGATTCGGCAGTTGGGCGCTTTCGCGCGACCCATCGAAAAAAACGATCGTACTCGGCCGCGACAGCCGGGTGAGCGGACCGATGTTTCATCATGCGGTGATCGCTGCCCTGGAAAGTGTGGGCGCCCGGATCATCGACATCGGCATCGTGCCGACCCCTACGATTCAGCTCGCGGTCGAGCATCACCACGCAGCCGGCGGACTCGGCATTACGGCGAGCCACAACCCGATAGAGTGGAATGCGCTCAAGTTCATCGGATCTTCCGGGCTGTTTCTCGACGGTGATGAAGCGCGCGAGATGCGCGCAGTGGTCGAGAGCAGTTTCCCACGTGCAACATGGGACAGACTCGGCAGCATCGAGCGTGATGACGCTGCGATCGAGCGACACATCAGCGCGATCCTCGCTCTGCCATTCATAGACGTCGAAGGCATTCGTGGACGCAATTTTCACGTCGCGCTCGATTGTGTGCGTGGTGCAGGTGGTCGTTTCATGCCGAATCTGCTCGACAGACTCGGCTGCCAGGTATCGTCGATCAACATGGAAGTCGATGGCCGCTTCCCACGTCCACCGGAACCGGTCGCCGAGAATCTCGGCGAGCTCGAGGCGCTTGTGCGTAGCAGCGGCGCAGTGGTGGGATTCGCAGTCGATCCGGACGTCGACCGTCTCGCGCTCGTGTCAAACGATGGCAAGGCGATCGGCGAGGACTACACGCTCGCACTCGCGGCGAGCGTGGTGCTCGGACATCGCGAAGGTCCCGTTGTAACGAATCTCTCGACCAGCAGAATTGTTGATGATGTAGCCGAGCGTGCGGGACGCACTGTTGTGCGCGCTCCCGTCGGAGAAGTGAACGTCGCGACACGCATGCGGAGTGAGAAGGCGGCCATCGGCGGTGAAGGAAACGGCGGAGTCATTCTCACCGAGATGCATCTCGGACGCGACGCACCGGTCGGGGTCGCATTGATCCTGCAGTTGCTGCATCAGGAAAACCGTCCGCTCTCAGCGATCGTGAGCGAGTATCCGCGTTACTCGATCGTGAAGGACAAGCTCGAACTTCCGTCGGCACCTCTGGATTCTGTATACAGGAGTCTTCGCGCCGCATTTCCCGATGCGAACATCGATACGCAGGACGGAATGCGACTATCGTGGCGTGATCGATGGGTTCACGTAAGGCCATCGGGCACCGAGCCGATCGTGCGCGTCATAGCTGAAGCGCCGACGCACGCCGAGGCGCAAGCGCTCATTCGTGCGGGTAGAGAAGCTGTCGAGAAGCTGTCAAATTCGTGA
- a CDS encoding PEP-CTERM sorting domain-containing protein, translating to MGFATKIATAAAFAVMTAASASAQQSVTFSTTGCFAGTPTSGCTHSSADGFFSFTGAGSSSYSLTSGVAQTVNLGLFGVTGPNTGSGVNDNFNLWLAFTNPPGVTQNDAATVSGKLQGANNVTLDFTNNGLQNVFTYGDGGTLQLSVADHVFPSEGSAQVQGTLLYTAGSITSTPEPGSMALLATGLIGLVPMVRRRK from the coding sequence ATGGGATTTGCCACCAAGATCGCCACCGCTGCAGCCTTTGCTGTGATGACCGCTGCGTCCGCCAGCGCCCAGCAGTCGGTAACGTTCAGCACCACCGGCTGTTTTGCCGGCACTCCGACCAGCGGCTGCACGCACTCGTCCGCTGACGGCTTCTTCAGCTTCACCGGCGCGGGAAGCAGCTCCTACAGTCTCACCAGTGGAGTTGCCCAGACTGTGAACCTCGGTCTGTTCGGCGTAACCGGACCAAACACGGGATCGGGTGTCAACGACAACTTCAACCTGTGGCTGGCGTTCACCAATCCGCCCGGCGTGACGCAGAACGATGCCGCGACTGTTTCGGGCAAGCTTCAGGGCGCCAACAACGTGACGCTCGACTTCACCAACAACGGACTGCAGAACGTGTTCACGTACGGTGATGGTGGCACGTTGCAGCTCTCGGTCGCCGATCACGTGTTCCCGAGCGAAGGCTCGGCGCAGGTGCAGGGAACACTGCTCTACACGGCGGGATCCATCACGTCCACGCCCGAGCCAGGCTCCATGGCTCTCCTCGCGACCGGCCTCATCGGCCTCGTGCCGATGGTGCGTCGTCGCAAGTAG
- a CDS encoding HD domain-containing phosphohydrolase: protein MTAPEPMFCVIADDEPRLRQVLVRLMTSDGFTCLEAADGVEALERLDSVPAALLLSDLRMPRMDGIELLRQARAKYPDLAVILITAVADVELALSCLASGAMDYLTKPFHLEEVLARVGQAMEKRRLILENRDYQNGLERLVATQARRLEELFLGGVQALVQALEVKDQYTRGHSIRVSQYSSLLAREIGLSESMVRQIELGGQVHDIGKIGVREAVLNKEGPLTDEEYQHIMTHPMLGWQILSPLLGEEPVALSIVRSHHERFDGRGIPDKLAGMDIPMEARIAGIADAFDAMTSGRAYRRGRYMSAEDAVAEITRCSGTQFDPELAPAFIRVIRREKLAS, encoded by the coding sequence GTGACGGCGCCTGAGCCGATGTTTTGTGTCATCGCGGACGATGAGCCTCGCCTCCGGCAGGTGCTCGTCCGTCTGATGACGAGCGACGGCTTCACGTGCCTCGAAGCCGCGGATGGCGTCGAGGCGCTGGAGCGCCTGGACTCCGTGCCGGCGGCCCTCCTGCTCAGCGATCTTCGGATGCCGAGGATGGACGGCATCGAACTGCTGCGCCAGGCTCGGGCGAAATACCCCGATCTGGCCGTGATTCTCATCACCGCTGTCGCCGATGTGGAACTTGCCCTGAGCTGCCTTGCCAGCGGGGCAATGGATTATCTCACCAAGCCGTTCCACCTCGAAGAAGTGCTGGCCAGGGTGGGGCAGGCGATGGAGAAGCGCCGGCTCATTCTGGAGAACCGCGATTATCAGAACGGGCTGGAGCGGCTGGTTGCGACCCAGGCCCGCCGCCTGGAGGAATTGTTCCTGGGTGGCGTTCAGGCGCTGGTGCAGGCGCTGGAGGTGAAGGACCAGTACACCCGGGGACACTCGATTCGCGTGAGCCAGTATTCGTCGCTTCTGGCGCGTGAGATCGGGCTTTCGGAGTCGATGGTCCGGCAGATCGAGCTCGGCGGCCAGGTGCACGACATCGGCAAGATTGGAGTGCGCGAGGCCGTGCTGAACAAGGAAGGCCCGCTCACGGACGAGGAATACCAGCACATCATGACGCATCCGATGCTCGGCTGGCAGATTCTCTCACCGTTGCTTGGCGAGGAACCCGTCGCGCTCAGCATCGTGCGCTCGCATCATGAGCGGTTCGACGGACGCGGCATTCCGGACAAACTTGCCGGAATGGACATTCCGATGGAAGCGCGAATCGCCGGCATTGCCGACGCCTTCGATGCGATGACGAGCGGACGCGCATATCGCCGCGGCCGCTACATGTCCGCTGAGGATGCTGTTGCCGAGATTACGCGCTGTTCCGGGACGCAGTTCGATCCCGAGCTTGCGCCGGCGTTTATCAGAGTAATTCGGCGCGAAAAGCTGGCGAGCTAG
- a CDS encoding cystathionine gamma-synthase, producing MTKIFDEDMSAAFGTRAIHAGQRPDPLSGAIMTPIYQTSTYVQEGLGVNKGYEYARGRNPTREALERNVAALEGAKYGFAFSSGMGCLDSIMKLFKSGDHFVVGENVYGGTYRLFDKILRNYGMTFSYVDTRDTQLIADACTSTTAAIIIETPTNPLMRLTDIQAAADVAHSHKALLIVDNTFASPYLQQPFTLGADIVWHSSTKYLNGHSDMIGGIALVDNDDLAARLQFVLNAAGAVPGPMDAWLVLRGTKTLHLRMERHDSNGRAIAAWLAKRMGEDRVFYPGLDSHPQHALAVKQMKGFGGMISIETGSRDAAARMLGRVHVFSLAESLGGVESLINHPAEMTHASVEPARRAQLGITEGLVRLSCGVEDVGDLIADLDQALR from the coding sequence ATGACGAAGATCTTCGACGAGGACATGTCCGCCGCCTTTGGGACCCGAGCGATCCACGCCGGCCAGCGCCCTGATCCGCTTTCCGGCGCGATCATGACGCCCATCTACCAGACCTCCACCTATGTCCAGGAGGGACTCGGCGTCAACAAGGGCTACGAGTACGCACGTGGTCGCAATCCCACGCGCGAAGCACTGGAGCGCAACGTCGCCGCACTCGAAGGCGCGAAATACGGCTTCGCCTTCTCGAGCGGTATGGGCTGCCTCGATTCCATCATGAAGCTGTTCAAGTCCGGTGATCATTTCGTCGTGGGCGAGAATGTCTACGGCGGTACATACAGACTGTTCGACAAGATCCTGCGCAACTACGGCATGACGTTCTCGTACGTGGACACGCGCGATACGCAATTGATCGCGGATGCGTGTACCAGCACTACCGCTGCAATAATCATCGAGACGCCGACCAACCCGCTCATGCGTCTCACCGACATCCAGGCCGCCGCCGACGTCGCGCACTCGCACAAGGCGCTGCTCATCGTCGACAACACGTTCGCGTCGCCATACCTGCAGCAACCGTTCACGCTCGGCGCGGATATCGTCTGGCACTCATCGACCAAGTATCTCAACGGTCACAGCGACATGATCGGCGGAATCGCGCTCGTCGATAACGACGATCTCGCGGCGCGCCTGCAGTTTGTTCTCAACGCCGCTGGCGCCGTACCCGGACCGATGGATGCGTGGCTCGTTCTGCGCGGGACAAAGACGCTGCACCTGCGCATGGAGCGGCACGACAGCAACGGTCGCGCGATCGCTGCATGGCTCGCAAAACGCATGGGTGAGGACAGAGTCTTCTACCCGGGGCTCGACTCCCATCCGCAGCACGCGCTGGCGGTGAAGCAGATGAAGGGATTCGGCGGGATGATCTCCATCGAAACGGGGAGCCGCGACGCGGCTGCACGCATGCTCGGCCGAGTCCACGTGTTCTCACTCGCCGAATCGCTCGGTGGCGTGGAGAGCCTCATCAATCACCCTGCCGAGATGACTCACGCGTCGGTCGAACCGGCACGCCGCGCCCAGCTTGGAATTACAGAAGGACTGGTGCGACTGTCGTGCGGAGTCGAAGATGTCGGCGATCTCATCGCCGACCTGGACCAGGCGCTCAGATGA
- a CDS encoding M48 family metallopeptidase, translating into MTGGLPVPAPSPRRTLTGIAPVAWEHPADRAALQTLRAIPGLDELVRRVMSFLGERGVRQLFTADSVRVNERQRPRLHALYMEVLETLDWPERPDLFVTQTPFVNAMAVGFEKPFIVVHTGALGILDEPQQRVLLGHEVGHVMSGHSTYSTLALLFLSFGFNAIPGLGLIALPIQLALLEWYRKAEFSADRAGLLASQDPIQAMRMFLLFAGGKGDATETNLDEFLAQAQEYESDSGAIDLLFKLLNVSGRTHPFNTVRAAELQRWIQAGGYDAIINGEYARRGAPNERPLTDDYADAAGYYGEKMKGMMNQVADAARRATDTMNNVFRNEDE; encoded by the coding sequence ATGACAGGTGGCCTGCCAGTTCCCGCTCCGTCGCCACGACGCACGCTAACGGGCATCGCGCCGGTAGCGTGGGAGCACCCGGCTGACCGGGCAGCGCTGCAGACGTTGCGCGCAATCCCCGGACTCGACGAGCTCGTGCGCAGGGTGATGAGCTTCCTGGGTGAGCGCGGGGTGCGGCAGTTGTTCACGGCGGATTCCGTGCGCGTCAACGAGCGCCAGCGGCCCAGGCTCCATGCGTTGTACATGGAAGTCCTGGAAACACTCGACTGGCCCGAACGTCCGGATCTGTTCGTTACGCAGACTCCGTTCGTCAACGCGATGGCGGTCGGCTTTGAAAAACCGTTCATAGTTGTACACACCGGCGCGCTCGGAATTTTGGACGAGCCGCAGCAGCGCGTGTTGCTCGGCCACGAAGTCGGTCACGTCATGAGCGGACATTCAACGTACTCGACGCTCGCACTGCTCTTTCTGTCGTTCGGCTTCAACGCGATTCCCGGACTCGGCCTCATTGCTCTTCCAATTCAGCTTGCGTTGCTGGAGTGGTATCGCAAGGCCGAGTTCTCGGCGGATCGCGCAGGGCTGCTCGCATCGCAGGATCCGATTCAGGCCATGCGCATGTTCCTCCTGTTCGCCGGTGGCAAGGGCGACGCGACCGAGACCAATCTCGACGAGTTTCTCGCGCAGGCTCAGGAATACGAAAGCGATAGCGGTGCGATTGATCTACTGTTCAAGCTTCTCAACGTTTCCGGCCGCACCCACCCGTTCAACACCGTGCGGGCCGCCGAGCTCCAGCGCTGGATTCAGGCGGGCGGCTACGATGCGATTATCAATGGCGAATACGCGAGGCGAGGCGCACCGAACGAACGCCCGCTGACCGACGATTACGCCGATGCTGCCGGATATTACGGCGAGAAGATGAAGGGAATGATGAATCAGGTGGCCGATGCGGCGCGACGTGCGACCGATACGATGAACAACGTGTTCCGCAACGAGGACGAGTGA
- the purD gene encoding phosphoribosylamine--glycine ligase, producing MKVLIVGGGAREHAIAWKLLQDDPTLDLIAAPGNPGIATLARCVAIPADDIVALLALARAERPDLTVVGPEAPLDAGIADAFHAEGLPLFGPTRAAARIETSKRFAKELMLRAGVPTARASHHTSVDTALRAAHAIGAPVVIKASGLAAGKGVIIAETMAEAERAITEMLQTGAFGDAGKEILVEEFMSGEEMSVFAVCDGQHSRLMIGAQDHKRLEDGDMGPNTGGMGAYAPVSLDTTSLQALVKVTIIDRVLAAMRDDHSPFSGLLYAGLMLTATGVKVVEFNCRFGDPETQALLPLMSSSLLQPLLTVARGESLVDTPEFEWHAGSSVTTVLAAAGYPGKVRKGDPISFPEPEDGVYVFHAGTRVADGMKAQRSDEPPVVTDGGRVLSVTAVAPTLHAASNHSRRYAERIRFAGKQIRRDIAWRELAREMQLSDHRTNA from the coding sequence GTGAAGGTTCTGATAGTTGGCGGTGGCGCGCGCGAGCACGCGATCGCATGGAAGCTGTTGCAGGATGATCCGACGCTCGACCTGATTGCCGCACCTGGAAATCCCGGGATCGCCACCCTTGCGCGATGCGTCGCGATTCCCGCGGACGACATCGTTGCGTTGTTGGCGCTCGCGCGCGCCGAGCGACCCGATCTCACCGTCGTCGGCCCCGAAGCTCCGCTGGATGCGGGAATCGCTGACGCATTCCACGCCGAAGGCCTGCCTCTCTTCGGGCCGACGCGCGCCGCGGCGCGTATCGAGACGTCCAAGCGATTCGCGAAGGAGCTGATGCTGCGCGCCGGTGTTCCCACTGCGCGTGCGAGTCATCATACGTCGGTCGACACAGCACTGCGCGCCGCTCACGCGATCGGCGCGCCCGTAGTGATCAAGGCGTCGGGACTTGCTGCAGGAAAGGGTGTCATCATCGCCGAGACAATGGCGGAAGCCGAACGCGCGATCACGGAGATGCTCCAGACTGGAGCGTTTGGCGATGCCGGCAAGGAGATTCTGGTCGAGGAGTTCATGTCTGGCGAGGAGATGTCCGTCTTCGCCGTCTGTGATGGCCAGCATTCGCGGCTGATGATCGGCGCGCAGGATCACAAGCGTCTCGAAGATGGGGACATGGGGCCCAACACCGGCGGGATGGGCGCGTATGCGCCGGTATCGCTCGATACGACATCTCTGCAGGCGCTCGTCAAGGTGACGATCATCGACCGCGTACTCGCTGCGATGCGAGACGACCACTCGCCATTTTCGGGCCTGTTGTACGCCGGACTGATGCTCACGGCAACTGGGGTGAAGGTCGTCGAATTCAACTGTCGCTTCGGCGATCCGGAAACGCAGGCATTGTTGCCGCTCATGTCGAGCTCGCTGTTGCAACCATTGCTCACGGTCGCTCGCGGCGAATCACTGGTCGATACACCGGAGTTCGAGTGGCACGCCGGCTCCAGCGTGACTACTGTTCTCGCGGCCGCGGGCTATCCGGGAAAGGTTCGGAAGGGTGACCCGATCTCCTTCCCCGAGCCGGAGGACGGTGTTTACGTATTTCACGCAGGTACGAGAGTGGCGGACGGGATGAAAGCACAGCGTTCCGACGAGCCGCCAGTGGTCACGGACGGCGGACGCGTGCTGTCTGTGACCGCTGTCGCGCCTACACTCCACGCAGCGAGCAATCACAGCCGGCGCTACGCGGAGCGCATCCGGTTCGCGGGCAAGCAGATCCGACGCGACATCGCATGGAGGGAGCTCGCGAGAGAGATGCAGCTGTCCGACCACAGGACGAATGCCTGA
- the mutM gene encoding bifunctional DNA-formamidopyrimidine glycosylase/DNA-(apurinic or apyrimidinic site) lyase, producing MPELPEVDTIARGVNEAVAGRTIEAVGLPRPDVLREVTARTFAKRVRGTRITGANRRAKHIVISLDTGDSLVVQPRFTGALLATRGSELTDYDRTYIAVMLGLDSGFVLAYRDVRRLGTVALMDPTRLVDYFGELGEEPLEEGFTAERLSAILRASRQPVKKVIMDQYKVVGVGNIYANEALWRAGIDPSRMAKDVTPAEAADLRNAIVSVLREAIVAGGSSIRDYRNASGEAGEFVQFLSAYGRAGEPCHRCGAKLIGTHAIDGRQTVLCAHCQH from the coding sequence ATGCCTGAGCTGCCCGAAGTCGACACGATCGCGCGAGGTGTGAACGAAGCGGTCGCCGGCCGCACCATCGAAGCGGTGGGGCTGCCGCGCCCCGACGTATTGCGCGAGGTGACGGCGCGCACCTTCGCCAAACGTGTACGCGGCACGCGGATTACCGGCGCGAACCGACGAGCCAAACACATCGTCATTTCCCTCGACACGGGAGACTCGCTGGTAGTGCAGCCGCGGTTCACCGGCGCTCTGCTCGCCACGCGAGGCAGCGAGCTCACCGATTACGACCGCACCTACATCGCCGTGATGCTGGGTCTCGACTCCGGCTTCGTTCTGGCTTATCGCGATGTCCGGCGGCTGGGAACTGTCGCGTTGATGGATCCGACGCGACTTGTTGACTATTTCGGCGAGCTGGGGGAGGAGCCGCTGGAGGAGGGATTTACGGCGGAGCGTCTTTCCGCTATTCTTCGCGCGTCGCGGCAGCCCGTCAAGAAGGTGATCATGGATCAGTACAAGGTCGTTGGCGTCGGCAACATCTACGCAAACGAAGCGCTCTGGCGCGCCGGAATCGATCCGTCACGAATGGCGAAGGACGTCACGCCGGCGGAAGCTGCCGACCTGCGCAACGCGATAGTGTCCGTGCTGCGAGAGGCAATCGTGGCGGGAGGGTCCAGCATCCGCGATTACCGAAACGCGAGTGGTGAGGCTGGCGAGTTCGTGCAATTCCTGTCGGCGTACGGCCGCGCCGGAGAGCCGTGCCACCGTTGTGGCGCGAAACTGATCGGAACACACGCGATCGATGGCCGCCAGACAGTGCTCTGCGCGCACTGCCAGCACTGA